From one Luteolibacter sp. SL250 genomic stretch:
- a CDS encoding UvrB/UvrC motif-containing protein produces MKCDFCDKKATVFLTQLVEGQMKKVCLCDACANERGVTDPTGFSLADMLLGGVPGGPGTAPVGQHYTAVTGGKQCPVCSFTLDDLRRVRRFGCAECYNVFRDELNPMLRGMHKGVSHVGKVPEGLMAVQYRTQRLEELRSKLDQAISSESYEEAAGIRDEIRNLEVVQG; encoded by the coding sequence ATGAAATGTGATTTCTGTGATAAAAAGGCGACCGTGTTCCTGACTCAACTCGTTGAAGGTCAGATGAAGAAGGTCTGCCTGTGCGATGCATGCGCCAATGAGCGGGGGGTGACTGATCCCACCGGCTTCTCGTTGGCGGACATGCTGCTCGGCGGAGTGCCGGGCGGTCCTGGCACGGCTCCGGTGGGACAACATTACACGGCGGTCACCGGTGGAAAACAGTGCCCTGTCTGCAGTTTCACCCTGGATGACCTGCGCCGGGTGCGTCGTTTTGGCTGTGCTGAGTGCTATAATGTCTTCCGCGACGAGTTGAACCCGATGCTGCGTGGCATGCACAAGGGCGTTTCCCACGTCGGAAAGGTTCCGGAAGGGCTCATGGCAGTGCAGTACCGGACCCAACGGCTGGAAGAGCTCCGTTCGAAGCTGGACCAGGCCATTTCCTCCGAAAGCTATGAGGAAGCCGCAGGCATCCGCGACGAGATCCGCAACCTGGAGGTCGTGCAGGGATAA